A window from Atribacterota bacterium encodes these proteins:
- a CDS encoding penicillin-binding protein 1A — protein MNSRKKNKKSKNHSLFPKIFSLSLFLLILSFVLSLTFLISLSSQKMGEIVKSSNFMSPVTSKVYDINGKLITEFFQENRTPISLSEIPSNLINAFIAIEDTNFYKHHGISIRGIIRAMVENFKESGRFFQGQGGSTITQQLAVNTFLTREEKLSRKIKDALLALQIERTFTKDEILEMYLNLIYFGHGAHGIVSAATLYFDKPASELSLAESALIAGIPRRPYFYSPFINLEASLKRKNIILKRMFDLGYIKENEYLQAREEEIILNHNRDSQEIAPHFSSYIRTILLDKYGVNMVFKGGLKIYTTLDLSLQEKAKDAFLKSGREGALIAIEPYTGHIKAMVGGKNYEESEFNRATQAYRQPGSSFKTFVYLTAIEKRISPSLIMEDSPVVYENGWSPKNYEKEFRGPVTLREAFEDSINVIGVKLLERVGVRDVIQNAQKAGIKSTLRPDLSLALGTSEVTPLEMASAYATIANMGTYIEPTAIIKVEDYNGKILEQNQIIKKKVFSEDICYTLIKLMEGVIVRGTGFNARIGRPAAGKTGTTDEFIDAWFVGFTPELVCSVYIGNDDRKPLGNRITGGIVAAPIWHDFMANSLQDKPISEFPRPKNVTEMLVCAKTGLIPSNKCANTVSVTFLSGTEPTQTCYEGAGLLPEYVVESSPPVEEVPVISGEKNFPLLEEIEILQKDGMDDGITKPEETKKETLQSLVNELRKRLEQRSKD, from the coding sequence ATGAATTCCAGAAAAAAGAATAAGAAATCAAAAAATCACTCACTCTTTCCAAAAATATTCTCCCTATCTCTATTTTTATTGATTTTATCCTTTGTATTATCTCTCACCTTCTTAATCTCACTTTCCAGCCAAAAAATGGGTGAAATAGTAAAAAGTAGTAATTTTATGAGTCCTGTTACCAGTAAGGTATATGATATCAATGGAAAGCTTATCACTGAATTTTTTCAGGAAAATCGTACACCTATTTCTTTATCAGAGATACCATCAAATCTTATTAATGCCTTTATAGCGATTGAAGATACTAATTTTTATAAACACCATGGAATATCAATTCGTGGTATCATCAGGGCTATGGTTGAAAATTTTAAAGAAAGCGGAAGATTTTTCCAGGGTCAGGGTGGCAGTACAATCACCCAACAATTAGCAGTCAACACATTCTTAACCAGAGAAGAAAAATTATCTCGAAAAATAAAAGATGCCCTGCTGGCTTTACAGATTGAAAGAACTTTTACTAAAGATGAAATTCTGGAAATGTATCTGAATCTTATTTACTTCGGTCATGGAGCCCATGGTATAGTCTCCGCCGCAACATTATACTTTGATAAGCCGGCCTCAGAGCTTTCACTTGCTGAAAGTGCTCTAATAGCTGGAATTCCACGAAGACCTTACTTTTATTCTCCATTTATAAATTTAGAAGCTTCTTTAAAAAGGAAAAATATAATCCTAAAAAGAATGTTTGATCTGGGATATATCAAAGAAAATGAATATCTCCAAGCGAGAGAAGAAGAAATAATATTAAACCATAATAGAGATTCTCAGGAGATTGCTCCTCATTTCTCCAGTTACATAAGAACAATATTATTAGATAAGTACGGAGTTAATATGGTATTTAAGGGTGGTTTGAAGATTTATACCACACTTGATCTAAGCTTACAGGAAAAGGCCAAAGATGCTTTCTTAAAAAGTGGACGGGAGGGAGCCTTAATTGCTATTGAACCTTACACTGGCCATATAAAAGCAATGGTGGGTGGGAAAAACTATGAAGAAAGTGAATTTAATAGAGCTACTCAAGCTTATCGTCAGCCTGGATCTTCTTTTAAAACCTTTGTTTATCTGACTGCTATAGAAAAAAGGATTTCTCCTAGTTTAATAATGGAAGACTCCCCGGTTGTATACGAAAATGGTTGGTCTCCTAAAAATTATGAAAAGGAGTTTAGAGGTCCAGTTACCTTGAGAGAGGCTTTTGAAGATTCTATAAATGTAATTGGAGTAAAATTATTAGAAAGAGTTGGGGTTAGAGATGTAATACAAAATGCTCAAAAAGCAGGAATAAAAAGTACCCTACGGCCAGATCTTTCTCTAGCTCTTGGTACTTCGGAAGTAACACCTTTAGAAATGGCTTCGGCTTATGCAACTATCGCTAATATGGGTACCTATATTGAACCAACTGCCATAATCAAAGTTGAAGACTATAATGGAAAGATACTGGAACAGAATCAAATTATTAAGAAAAAGGTTTTTTCAGAAGACATATGTTATACCCTAATTAAATTAATGGAAGGTGTCATTGTAAGAGGTACTGGTTTTAATGCCAGAATTGGTAGACCTGCCGCAGGAAAAACAGGCACAACTGATGAATTTATCGATGCCTGGTTTGTTGGATTTACCCCGGAATTGGTATGTTCTGTCTACATTGGTAATGATGATCGAAAACCTCTTGGCAACAGAATTACTGGTGGCATAGTAGCTGCTCCTATCTGGCATGATTTTATGGCTAATTCACTACAAGATAAACCAATAAGTGAATTTCCCAGACCAAAGAATGTTACAGAAATGTTGGTATGTGCCAAAACTGGACTAATACCCAGCAACAAGTGTGCCAACACTGTTTCAGTGACATTTCTTTCCGGCACCGAACCCACTCAAACCTGTTATGAAGGTGCCGGTTTACTTCCTGAATATGTTGTTGAATCAAGCCCACCTGTAGAGGAAGTGCCAGTTATCTCTGGTGAAAAGAATTTTCCCTTGCTGGAAGAAATAGAAATACTGCAAAAAGATGGTATGGATGATGGAATTACTAAGCCCGAGGAAACAAAAAAAGAAACATTACAGTCATTAGTTAATGAGTTAAGAAAAAGATTAGAGCAAAGAAGTAAAGATTAA
- the tyrS gene encoding tyrosine--tRNA ligase, with protein MDLSEEMKIIKRGTKEIISEEELEKKLVNSKKTKIPLRIKQGFDPSAPDIHLGHTVGLRKLRHFQDLGHEVYFLIGDFTGMIGDPSGRSATRKQLTPDEVKRNAETYKEQVFKILNPEKTIVEFNSNWLGKLSFVEVIKLCSKYTVARMLERDDFANRFQEKKPIGIHEFLYPLMQGYDSIALSADVELGGTDQKFNLLVGRELQREYHQEPQVIITMPIIEGTDGVEKMSKSLGNYIGINEHPFDMYGKIMSIPDKLLLAYFELLTDTSYTDIAKIEQELRDNVVSPLIIKKRLAKEIVKMYHGYDQANEAEQHFQKVFQEKKTPKNIQNLLLPNQILKENKVWIVKLIKLTKLFKSTGDILRIIEQGGIKINNEKVLYTNIDIEIKDGDILRIGKLYFYRIKIV; from the coding sequence ATGGACCTGTCTGAAGAAATGAAGATAATTAAAAGAGGAACAAAAGAGATTATTTCAGAAGAAGAATTAGAAAAAAAATTAGTTAATTCTAAAAAGACCAAAATCCCCTTACGTATTAAACAAGGCTTTGATCCCAGTGCACCAGATATTCATTTAGGTCACACAGTGGGATTAAGAAAATTAAGACATTTTCAAGACCTGGGACACGAGGTATATTTTCTTATAGGTGATTTTACTGGTATGATTGGTGATCCAAGTGGTCGTTCTGCTACCAGAAAACAGCTAACACCAGATGAAGTGAAAAGAAATGCTGAAACTTATAAAGAGCAGGTATTTAAGATACTAAATCCAGAAAAAACTATAGTGGAATTTAATAGTAATTGGTTAGGGAAATTATCTTTTGTAGAGGTAATCAAATTATGTTCTAAATATACTGTAGCCCGTATGCTAGAAAGAGATGATTTTGCTAATCGTTTTCAAGAGAAAAAACCCATTGGTATTCATGAATTTTTATACCCTCTCATGCAGGGCTACGATTCTATTGCTTTAAGCGCTGATGTTGAATTAGGTGGTACCGATCAAAAATTTAATTTATTGGTAGGAAGAGAACTGCAAAGAGAATACCATCAGGAACCACAGGTTATTATTACCATGCCTATTATTGAGGGAACTGATGGTGTAGAAAAAATGAGTAAAAGCCTGGGTAACTATATAGGGATTAATGAGCATCCTTTTGATATGTATGGGAAAATAATGTCTATACCTGATAAATTATTATTGGCTTATTTTGAGTTATTAACAGATACTTCTTATACTGATATAGCTAAAATTGAACAGGAATTAAGGGATAATGTTGTTTCGCCCCTTATTATCAAGAAAAGATTAGCAAAAGAGATAGTAAAAATGTATCATGGATATGATCAGGCAAATGAAGCAGAACAACATTTTCAAAAGGTATTTCAGGAAAAGAAAACTCCAAAAAATATCCAAAATTTGTTGTTACCTAATCAAATTTTAAAAGAAAATAAGGTGTGGATTGTAAAACTTATCAAGCTAACCAAGTTATTTAAAAGTACTGGTGATATTTTACGAATTATTGAACAGGGTGGAATTAAAATCAACAATGAGAAGGTGTTGTATACTAATATTGATATAGAAATTAAGGATGGAGATATTCTCAGAATAGGTAAATTATATTTTTATCGCATTAAAATAGTTTAA
- a CDS encoding endonuclease MutS2: MNKHLFEVLDYFKIKELLKKELFTFLAKQQLKELQPSSDITIIKQWQKETTEMKNVLEQFGRFPIIPLEKDIEAYIKEAEILDSILSAKTLAYIVKILECFHQTKEFFEKYSAEEIPLIKKRAFALKYFRVLEKTIKDCINEEAEIVDDASPLLKKIRQKISSIEKKIRDRLENTIRDPQNRSLIQDDIITIRQGRYVIPVKQQEKSKFPGVIHDKSESGLTVFVEPLIVVEFNNELRELFQEEKKEEYRILQRLTALVGESGEDILSNLKYLGELDLINAKAEISKKMNAIEPKINTNGIIRLFQARHPLLKNKVVPIDIELGDKFDTLIITGPNTGGKTVTLKTVGLLNLMAQSGLHIPAAVDSEIAIFKQIFADIGDEQSIEQNLSTFSSHMRNIINILDSVDQCSLVLLDELGAGTDPSEGAALAMAFLDLLREKGSKVLSTTHHDSLKAYAYLTEGIRNARVEFDEKTLQPTFKISIGLPGKSCAFAVAQRLGLPDLVLKNAEGYLEREKLDLENLIKRMEKDRIQIAESLKYMKAEELEIKKLKKELEERINALDKEKIKIKLAAYQEAEKIIATAQTKAREIISALRKNKDIPGKYTKQIIALENVKKEIKNQVEKYDLIPEEARFFKEGDYVVIKSLQKEGIILEKNDKKHQYTVQAGNIKLRVSVDDIKKLDKTGLEQREKENKFSKQTVSLQEDHIEKKAYFKNEIDIRHMNAGEASVRLEKYLDDAFLLNISPVYIVHGKGKGILRKTVAHLLEKLKYIKNYRYGENYEGGNGVTVVYF, from the coding sequence ATGAATAAACATCTTTTTGAAGTGTTAGATTATTTTAAGATAAAAGAATTATTAAAGAAAGAGCTTTTTACCTTCTTAGCGAAACAACAATTAAAAGAACTTCAGCCATCTTCAGATATTACTATAATAAAACAGTGGCAAAAAGAAACAACTGAGATGAAGAATGTGTTAGAACAGTTTGGTCGTTTCCCTATTATCCCTTTAGAAAAAGATATTGAAGCGTATATAAAGGAAGCTGAAATACTGGATAGCATTCTAAGTGCCAAAACTCTAGCTTATATTGTTAAAATCCTGGAATGCTTTCATCAAACGAAGGAGTTTTTTGAAAAATATTCTGCAGAAGAAATTCCCTTAATTAAGAAAAGAGCTTTTGCTCTAAAGTATTTTCGAGTATTAGAAAAAACAATTAAAGATTGTATCAATGAAGAAGCAGAGATTGTAGATGATGCCAGTCCTTTGCTGAAAAAGATAAGACAAAAAATAAGTAGTATTGAAAAGAAAATAAGAGATAGATTAGAGAATACTATTAGGGACCCTCAAAACCGCTCCCTTATTCAGGATGATATTATTACTATTCGTCAGGGAAGATATGTTATCCCGGTGAAACAGCAAGAAAAAAGTAAATTTCCGGGAGTGATACATGATAAGTCTGAAAGCGGCCTCACTGTCTTTGTGGAACCATTAATTGTAGTGGAATTCAATAACGAGTTAAGAGAGCTATTTCAGGAAGAAAAAAAGGAAGAATACAGAATACTACAAAGATTAACTGCTTTAGTGGGAGAGAGTGGAGAGGATATTTTATCTAATCTGAAATATTTAGGCGAATTAGATCTGATAAATGCTAAAGCGGAGATAAGTAAAAAAATGAATGCTATTGAGCCAAAAATAAATACTAACGGTATAATACGTCTATTTCAAGCAAGGCATCCTCTTTTGAAAAATAAGGTAGTTCCTATTGATATTGAATTAGGTGACAAGTTTGATACTTTAATAATTACCGGACCCAACACTGGGGGAAAGACAGTAACTCTTAAGACGGTTGGGTTGTTGAATTTGATGGCCCAATCAGGATTGCATATTCCTGCAGCAGTAGATAGTGAAATAGCTATTTTTAAGCAGATATTTGCTGATATTGGCGATGAACAGAGCATAGAACAGAATTTAAGTACTTTTTCTTCCCATATGAGAAATATAATAAATATATTGGATAGTGTTGATCAATGCTCTCTGGTATTACTGGATGAATTAGGAGCCGGGACTGATCCCTCTGAAGGCGCAGCTTTAGCTATGGCTTTTCTTGATTTATTAAGAGAGAAAGGAAGTAAGGTCTTAAGTACTACCCACCATGATAGTCTAAAAGCATATGCCTATCTTACCGAGGGAATAAGGAATGCTAGAGTAGAGTTTGATGAAAAAACACTGCAACCAACTTTTAAAATATCTATTGGTCTTCCAGGTAAAAGCTGTGCTTTTGCTGTTGCTCAAAGATTAGGGTTACCCGATCTTGTTCTAAAGAATGCAGAGGGATATTTAGAAAGAGAAAAATTAGATCTGGAAAATTTAATTAAGAGAATGGAAAAAGATAGAATCCAAATTGCCGAAAGTTTGAAATATATGAAAGCAGAAGAGCTAGAAATAAAAAAGTTAAAGAAAGAACTGGAAGAAAGGATTAATGCTCTGGACAAAGAGAAGATCAAAATAAAGCTGGCAGCTTATCAAGAAGCCGAGAAGATAATCGCCACTGCTCAAACCAAAGCAAGAGAAATAATTTCTGCTCTAAGGAAAAATAAAGATATACCGGGAAAATATACAAAGCAAATCATTGCTCTAGAGAATGTAAAAAAAGAGATTAAAAATCAGGTTGAAAAATATGATTTAATTCCTGAAGAAGCCAGATTTTTTAAGGAAGGCGATTATGTTGTTATTAAGAGTTTGCAGAAGGAAGGGATTATTCTGGAGAAGAATGATAAGAAGCACCAATATACTGTGCAGGCGGGTAATATAAAATTAAGAGTTTCTGTTGACGATATAAAAAAATTAGATAAAACTGGTTTAGAACAAAGAGAAAAAGAGAATAAATTTAGTAAACAAACAGTTTCGCTGCAGGAAGATCATATTGAGAAAAAAGCTTATTTTAAAAATGAAATAGATATTCGTCATATGAATGCTGGTGAAGCCAGCGTTAGACTGGAAAAATACCTTGATGATGCTTTTCTCTTGAATATATCCCCTGTATACATTGTCCACGGTAAGGGGAAAGGTATTTTGAGGAAAACAGTCGCTCATCTCCTGGAAAAGCTTAAATATATAAAAAATTACCGTTATGGAGAAAATTATGAAGGCGGGAATGGAGTAACAGTGGTTTATTTTTAA
- a CDS encoding CvpA family protein — MLIIVLFNVCLGFKRGVIAEILTLIGLVSAIFISIFWYHDLSVFLIKQFKWNQALSNIISFIIIFIVVILCFRILETILSRIVALLFLNWINNLGGSLFGFIRGAIIVSLLLFLVNFIPLPLEMRTQISDSILAKPLLDSLIIIYNSVREWLPGHFQFETEYLRERLYQNINI; from the coding sequence ATTCTTATAATTGTCTTATTTAATGTATGTCTAGGTTTTAAAAGAGGTGTTATTGCGGAAATATTAACATTGATAGGATTAGTTTCTGCCATTTTTATTTCAATATTCTGGTATCATGACCTAAGCGTTTTTCTCATAAAGCAATTCAAGTGGAATCAAGCCTTATCTAATATAATTAGTTTTATTATTATTTTTATTGTGGTTATATTATGTTTTAGAATACTAGAAACAATATTAAGCCGAATTGTAGCGTTATTATTTTTAAATTGGATAAACAATTTAGGTGGTTCATTATTCGGATTTATCAGGGGTGCAATTATAGTAAGCTTGTTATTATTCCTGGTAAATTTTATTCCGTTACCATTAGAAATGAGAACTCAGATATCGGATTCTATTTTAGCTAAGCCTCTACTGGATAGCTTAATAATTATATATAATTCTGTACGAGAATGGTTACCAGGACATTTTCAGTTTGAAACTGAATATTTAAGAGAAAGATTATATCAAAATATTAATATCTAA
- a CDS encoding QueT transporter family protein translates to MLKPYYLVRIALIAAIYTTINIIFAPISYGPVQVRIAEALAVLPFIDPAAIGGLFLGCILANLWGGLGITDVLGGSLCTLIAAVLTYKMKKPLFAPLPPVVVNSLGVSLYIHILFKLPYWLTVSYIFLGQLIACYLLGYPLLLILLKRKIWIYTNNNK, encoded by the coding sequence TTGTTAAAGCCATATTACCTGGTTCGTATTGCGTTAATTGCTGCAATATATACTACCATAAATATAATATTTGCGCCAATTAGTTATGGTCCAGTACAGGTCAGGATTGCTGAAGCATTGGCAGTATTGCCCTTTATTGATCCAGCAGCGATTGGTGGATTATTCTTAGGATGTATTTTAGCAAATTTATGGGGAGGGCTTGGCATTACTGATGTTTTAGGAGGGAGTTTATGTACTCTAATAGCAGCAGTTTTAACCTATAAAATGAAAAAGCCACTTTTTGCACCTCTTCCACCGGTAGTGGTAAATTCTCTGGGAGTAAGCCTATATATTCATATTTTATTTAAACTGCCTTATTGGTTAACTGTTAGTTATATTTTTTTAGGACAATTAATTGCTTGTTATTTATTAGGTTACCCTTTATTGTTGATTTTATTAAAGAGAAAAATATGGATTTATACTAATAATAATAAATGA